The following proteins come from a genomic window of Corynebacterium crudilactis:
- a CDS encoding PucR family transcriptional regulator, producing the protein MENVSSVTSRDSLANTQPERWQELLERLAADAAEISDRTATKLLETVSGYEAVDSESVRQSSLRNIALTIRMINAGTQPESADLPEALMLADERIAQNVPLGSVLRGFRTSMGEILQHMVALGAEFNIDPRRMLEWSTLMWAINDVYSTCATAVYRDHEIAHAIADSVRRTEWIGKVISEGSALSELLWGAAMYDVPADVPLRVLAAASPDRSQAERKIQEWAQRAGVRVLTSVQPSVIVGIVIGEPRRNVSGPGFSVGLGRPEVLSRLAASYEDASLVLKAADNLSIDAVSRAQDLTWKLAIHSNPRVTEILAHKYIEPLQESGEFAHEIVESVRAYLDNQMNIPAAARSIPVHVNTLRYRLRRFEELTDSYLEDAQTVIEVSWVLESGGEEI; encoded by the coding sequence ATGGAGAATGTTAGTTCAGTCACGTCTAGAGATTCGCTAGCGAATACGCAGCCCGAACGGTGGCAAGAATTGCTGGAAAGGCTAGCGGCAGATGCAGCCGAAATTTCAGATCGCACTGCCACTAAATTGCTGGAAACCGTTTCGGGGTATGAGGCAGTGGATTCGGAATCGGTGAGGCAGTCATCGCTACGCAATATCGCGCTGACAATCCGCATGATTAATGCGGGTACGCAGCCTGAATCGGCTGATTTGCCGGAAGCTTTAATGCTTGCCGACGAACGCATAGCGCAAAATGTTCCGCTGGGAAGTGTGCTCAGGGGATTTCGTACGTCTATGGGCGAGATTTTGCAGCATATGGTGGCTTTAGGCGCGGAATTTAATATCGATCCTCGGCGCATGCTGGAATGGTCCACACTCATGTGGGCGATCAATGATGTGTACTCCACCTGTGCAACTGCGGTGTATCGCGATCATGAGATTGCTCATGCGATTGCAGATTCAGTTCGCCGCACAGAATGGATTGGAAAAGTTATTTCAGAAGGCTCTGCGCTGTCCGAATTATTATGGGGTGCAGCAATGTACGACGTTCCTGCAGACGTGCCTCTCCGTGTCCTGGCTGCAGCATCACCAGATCGTTCTCAAGCTGAAAGGAAGATTCAGGAGTGGGCGCAGCGTGCGGGAGTGCGGGTATTAACTTCAGTGCAGCCAAGCGTGATCGTGGGCATTGTCATTGGTGAGCCCAGGCGGAATGTATCGGGGCCAGGTTTCTCGGTGGGGTTGGGTAGACCAGAGGTTCTCTCGAGGCTGGCGGCATCATATGAAGATGCATCTTTGGTCTTGAAGGCTGCAGATAATTTATCGATAGATGCAGTATCTCGGGCGCAGGATTTAACGTGGAAGTTAGCGATTCATTCAAATCCGCGAGTAACGGAAATTCTGGCACATAAATATATTGAGCCACTTCAAGAATCAGGTGAATTTGCTCATGAGATTGTTGAATCAGTACGAGCTTATTTGGATAATCAGATGAATATTCCGGCGGCTGCGCGCAGCATTCCTGTTCATGTGAATACTCTTCGATATCGTTTACGTCGCTTTGAGGAGCTCACTGATTCCTATTTGGAAGATGCGCAGACCGTTATCGAAGTTTCTTGGGTGTTGGAGTCCGGTGGGGAGGAAATCTAA
- a CDS encoding M23 family metallopeptidase: protein MLTIARNRKMKRRLAIAALIASTATVATVAPASAQNNFAALSSGVTNTIAEATGTAATVARPAHGTFTSGFGPRWGSFHNGIDIANAIGTPIYAVMSGTVISSGPASGYGQWIRIQHDDGSISIYGHMEYLYVSVGERVSAGQEIAGMGNQGFSTGSHLHFEIHPDGVTPVDPQVWLANNGIYL, encoded by the coding sequence ATGCTAACCATCGCACGCAACCGCAAGATGAAGCGTCGACTAGCAATCGCCGCTCTCATCGCAAGCACCGCCACCGTCGCAACCGTGGCGCCAGCATCCGCACAGAACAACTTCGCAGCGCTCTCCTCCGGAGTCACCAACACCATCGCCGAAGCAACCGGCACCGCTGCAACCGTAGCCCGCCCAGCCCACGGCACCTTCACCTCCGGCTTCGGTCCACGTTGGGGAAGCTTCCACAACGGCATCGACATCGCCAACGCAATTGGTACCCCAATCTACGCCGTCATGAGTGGCACTGTGATCAGCTCTGGACCGGCCTCCGGCTACGGCCAGTGGATCCGCATCCAACACGACGATGGATCCATCTCCATCTACGGACACATGGAATACCTCTACGTCTCCGTTGGCGAGCGCGTATCTGCCGGACAAGAAATCGCAGGAATGGGCAACCAAGGTTTCTCTACCGGTTCCCACCTCCACTTTGAAATCCATCCAGATGGCGTCACCCCAGTGGATCCCCAGGTGTGGCTCGCAAACAACGGCATCTACCTTTAA
- a CDS encoding DUF1648 domain-containing protein, with protein sequence MSEASTGEYIPLNPIPRRWILSTLAVILISAVLFLMFWDEIPDPMPLHWGLGGQVDGWATKSGGTVVALFALSGGILGAMAILVPWLIRSHAAHAHQGLPSKNIAQVNYVRANANEMMKVIGKVLFVAVSLTMGTITYGVIWEDKWPVSPWLILAAIFVTAVWLIYSVWKADRAIKPFKTT encoded by the coding sequence ATGAGTGAAGCATCAACTGGCGAATACATTCCACTGAACCCAATTCCGAGACGTTGGATCTTGAGCACATTGGCAGTCATTCTCATCTCGGCAGTGTTGTTCTTAATGTTCTGGGATGAGATTCCTGATCCGATGCCTCTGCATTGGGGCTTGGGCGGACAGGTTGATGGTTGGGCGACCAAAAGCGGTGGAACAGTGGTTGCATTATTCGCGTTGAGCGGAGGAATTCTTGGTGCGATGGCAATTTTGGTTCCGTGGCTGATTCGAAGCCATGCAGCACATGCACATCAAGGGCTGCCGTCTAAGAATATCGCCCAGGTTAATTATGTGCGGGCGAATGCAAACGAGATGATGAAAGTTATCGGCAAAGTTTTATTTGTCGCAGTCTCGTTAACAATGGGAACAATCACGTATGGCGTTATCTGGGAAGATAAATGGCCAGTTTCACCGTGGTTGATCCTCGCTGCCATATTCGTCACGGCAGTGTGGCTTATTTATAGCGTGTGGAAAGCTGATCGAGCGATCAAGCCTTTCAAAACTACTTAA
- a CDS encoding DUF3817 domain-containing protein: MSTTTPIHPERKKRVRQALTMFSVAAWITGVFLLALCAEMVMKYILGMDLPAWARFVPIAHGWVYIIFLITTLNLGLKARWDPTRWVTTAIAGVVPLLSFFVEHNRRKEVTETFQLNS, from the coding sequence GTGTCTACTACTACGCCCATTCATCCAGAACGTAAAAAGCGCGTTCGCCAAGCTCTGACCATGTTCTCTGTCGCAGCATGGATCACTGGAGTATTTTTGCTCGCGCTGTGTGCTGAGATGGTCATGAAATACATTCTTGGTATGGATCTTCCTGCTTGGGCTCGCTTCGTTCCCATTGCACACGGCTGGGTTTATATTATTTTCTTGATCACCACCCTTAACCTTGGACTGAAGGCACGCTGGGACCCTACGCGCTGGGTCACCACCGCTATCGCCGGTGTGGTTCCGCTGCTCTCTTTCTTCGTCGAGCACAACCGTCGCAAAGAAGTTACTGAAACTTTCCAGTTGAATTCCTAA
- the rdgB gene encoding RdgB/HAM1 family non-canonical purine NTP pyrophosphatase — MKLLLASNNAKKLKELQRILDQAGLDSVELLALRDVEAYDEPIEDGRRFVDNAIIKARAGVAHTGLATIADDSGIAVEELNGMPGVLSARWSGAHGNDTANNELLLAQMEHVPAKRRNAAFVSVCVLALPDGQEFAQEGRWEGQLLRAPKGENGFGYDPLFIPAEEIGGAERSSAELSAEEKDALSHRGKALRGLVEKIALLADAENA; from the coding sequence ATGAAACTTCTTCTTGCATCCAATAACGCAAAGAAGCTTAAAGAACTCCAGCGTATTTTGGATCAGGCAGGTCTGGACTCCGTTGAGCTGCTCGCTCTGCGTGATGTGGAAGCTTATGATGAGCCGATCGAAGATGGTCGCAGATTTGTTGATAATGCGATCATTAAGGCACGCGCCGGGGTAGCGCATACTGGACTCGCTACCATCGCGGATGATTCAGGTATTGCTGTCGAAGAGCTCAACGGTATGCCTGGTGTGTTGTCAGCACGCTGGTCTGGGGCACATGGCAATGACACTGCAAACAATGAGTTGCTGCTCGCACAAATGGAACATGTTCCGGCCAAGCGTCGTAATGCAGCGTTTGTTTCTGTGTGCGTGCTTGCTCTTCCAGATGGCCAAGAGTTTGCTCAGGAGGGCCGTTGGGAAGGTCAGTTGCTGCGCGCTCCCAAGGGGGAAAACGGTTTCGGCTACGATCCGCTTTTCATTCCGGCTGAAGAAATCGGTGGAGCGGAACGAAGCTCTGCTGAACTTTCCGCTGAGGAAAAGGATGCGCTGTCTCACCGCGGTAAAGCACTGCGTGGTTTGGTAGAAAAGATCGCACTGTTAGCAGACGCTGAGAACGCTTAA
- the rph gene encoding ribonuclease PH, which yields MTSSSSFTRFDGRAQDQMRAVKITRGFTSNPAGSVLVEFGNTRVMCTASVEVGVPRFKRDSGEGWLTAEYSMLPAATAERNRRESMAGKVKGRTHEISRLIGRSLRAAVDLSQLGENTIAIDCDVLQADGGTRTASITGAYVALADAIKVLQERGVVPGSPLLAPVAAVSVGLVDGNVCLDLPYEEDSRADVDLNVVMTEHGEFVEIQGTGEETTFTRAQLNDMLDHAEKGCRELVAAQKAALGI from the coding sequence ATGACTTCTTCTTCGAGCTTTACCCGTTTTGATGGTCGCGCACAGGACCAAATGCGTGCAGTGAAAATCACCCGTGGTTTCACCTCTAACCCTGCAGGCAGCGTGCTTGTAGAATTCGGCAATACCCGCGTCATGTGCACCGCTTCTGTTGAGGTTGGCGTGCCACGTTTCAAGCGTGATTCTGGCGAAGGCTGGTTGACCGCAGAGTACTCTATGCTTCCTGCAGCAACTGCAGAGCGTAACCGTCGTGAATCCATGGCTGGAAAAGTCAAGGGTCGCACTCATGAGATTTCTCGTCTGATTGGCCGTTCTTTGCGTGCCGCTGTGGATCTTTCCCAGCTCGGCGAGAACACTATTGCAATTGACTGCGATGTGCTCCAGGCTGATGGTGGCACCCGTACCGCATCGATTACCGGTGCATATGTTGCTTTGGCAGATGCCATCAAGGTGCTGCAGGAACGCGGCGTTGTTCCGGGCAGCCCACTGCTGGCACCAGTTGCAGCAGTCTCTGTTGGCCTCGTTGATGGCAACGTCTGCCTGGACTTGCCGTACGAGGAAGATTCCCGCGCTGACGTGGATCTTAACGTTGTTATGACTGAACACGGCGAGTTTGTGGAGATCCAGGGCACCGGCGAAGAAACCACCTTCACCCGCGCTCAGCTCAACGATATGCTTGACCATGCAGAAAAGGGCTGCCGCGAATTGGTTGCTGCTCAAAAAGCTGCACTGGGTATCTAA
- a CDS encoding MBL fold metallo-hydrolase yields the protein MRLTILGSSGSVPAPGNPASGYLLNSPDAPAVIMDMGPGVLAALQGIQDPADAHVIFSHLHTDHCADFASLLVWRRFHPVQAAKSRNLLFGPEDTPNRLGRLSSDEPDGIDDMSDTFAFDAWQERKSELVDNFTITPFRVVHPIETYALRVEEHRTGATLTFSGDSAYTEALVDAAKDVDVFLCEASWGDSCDGKAPAMHMCGQDAGKIAAKANVKKLVITHIPPWIDAQATVAAAAEYYTGPIEVAVPGMQISF from the coding sequence ATGAGACTGACCATCCTAGGAAGCTCTGGCAGCGTTCCCGCTCCAGGTAACCCTGCATCTGGATATCTGTTAAATTCTCCGGACGCACCCGCTGTGATTATGGATATGGGCCCCGGCGTTCTTGCGGCCCTCCAAGGTATCCAAGACCCGGCTGACGCACACGTCATTTTCTCCCATTTGCATACTGATCACTGCGCGGATTTTGCCTCCCTGCTGGTGTGGCGTCGATTCCACCCCGTGCAGGCTGCGAAGAGCCGAAACTTGCTGTTTGGCCCAGAAGATACTCCAAATCGACTTGGTCGCTTGAGCTCCGATGAGCCGGATGGCATTGACGATATGTCAGATACCTTCGCATTTGATGCGTGGCAGGAACGTAAATCGGAACTCGTGGATAATTTCACGATCACTCCATTCCGCGTCGTGCACCCGATTGAGACCTATGCGCTTCGAGTCGAAGAACACCGCACCGGAGCAACTTTAACCTTCTCCGGTGATAGCGCGTATACCGAAGCACTTGTGGATGCAGCTAAAGATGTTGATGTATTTTTGTGCGAGGCTTCATGGGGCGATTCCTGTGATGGCAAAGCTCCTGCAATGCATATGTGTGGCCAAGACGCTGGAAAGATTGCAGCCAAAGCGAATGTAAAAAAGCTTGTGATCACGCATATTCCGCCGTGGATTGATGCGCAGGCAACAGTAGCTGCAGCGGCGGAGTACTATACCGGCCCAATCGAAGTGGCTGTGCCAGGAATGCAGATTTCTTTCTAA
- the murI gene encoding glutamate racemase, which translates to MMATVTDFSGSMIERPVPGADAPIGIFDSGVGGLTVARTIIDQLPHESIIYIGDTANGPYGPLPIAKVREHALRIADELVDRGCKMIVIACNTASAAFLRDARERYSVPVVEVILPAVRRAVAATRNGKVGVIGTVGTINSGAYQDLFSASPSIEVNAIACPRFVDFVERGITSGRQILNIAEDYLEPLQAEGVDTLVLGCTHYPLLSGVIQLAMGDHVTLVSSAEETAKDVLRILSQRDLLADPEMHPEPSYSFESTGDPEIFSQLSRRFLGPIVSQVRQN; encoded by the coding sequence ATGATGGCAACCGTGACTGATTTCAGCGGATCCATGATTGAACGCCCCGTACCTGGGGCTGATGCACCAATCGGAATTTTTGATTCTGGAGTTGGCGGATTGACAGTGGCGCGTACGATCATTGATCAATTGCCCCATGAATCAATCATTTACATTGGCGATACGGCGAATGGCCCTTATGGCCCGTTGCCTATTGCGAAAGTCCGCGAGCATGCCCTGCGCATTGCAGATGAACTTGTAGATCGTGGCTGCAAGATGATCGTTATTGCGTGTAATACGGCATCAGCAGCTTTTCTCCGTGATGCGAGAGAACGCTACAGCGTGCCGGTTGTGGAAGTGATTCTGCCTGCAGTGCGCCGTGCTGTCGCTGCAACTCGCAACGGCAAAGTAGGTGTGATTGGCACCGTGGGAACCATCAACTCTGGAGCTTACCAAGATCTGTTTTCTGCAAGCCCCTCGATTGAGGTCAATGCAATAGCGTGCCCACGTTTTGTTGATTTCGTGGAACGTGGCATTACTAGTGGCCGACAGATCCTCAATATTGCTGAAGACTATTTAGAGCCGCTGCAAGCTGAAGGCGTGGATACACTTGTGCTGGGATGCACACACTATCCGCTGCTTTCTGGCGTAATCCAGTTAGCAATGGGGGATCACGTTACGTTGGTTTCAAGCGCTGAAGAGACCGCCAAAGATGTGTTGCGTATTTTGAGCCAACGAGATCTTTTAGCTGATCCTGAAATGCATCCAGAACCTAGCTATAGTTTTGAATCAACCGGTGATCCAGAAATTTTTTCTCAGCTCAGCCGCAGATTCCTTGGACCAATAGTTTCGCAAGTGAGACAAAACTAA
- a CDS encoding MarR family winged helix-turn-helix transcriptional regulator: protein MTSENPESQDIWLTDEQQDVWLDVWTMRIGLPARLDAQLKEAAGLSHFEYFTMAQISMAPNRRVRMSELAELSDMTLSHLSRVVTRLEKAGWVKRVPDPDDGRATVAVLTDSGWKKVQDTAPGHVQEVRRIVFDSLTAEELRVMGTAMKKIVNQLDMSNRLPRVN from the coding sequence ATGACAAGTGAGAATCCAGAATCCCAGGACATTTGGCTGACTGACGAACAACAAGATGTATGGCTTGATGTGTGGACAATGCGAATTGGCCTACCGGCTCGTTTGGATGCTCAACTTAAAGAAGCTGCTGGGCTTAGTCATTTTGAGTACTTCACCATGGCTCAGATTTCCATGGCTCCGAACCGTAGAGTGCGTATGAGCGAGCTCGCTGAGCTATCCGATATGACTTTGTCGCACCTTTCCCGCGTGGTTACGCGCCTAGAAAAGGCCGGTTGGGTAAAGCGCGTTCCTGATCCTGATGATGGCCGTGCCACCGTTGCAGTTTTAACAGATTCTGGTTGGAAAAAAGTACAAGATACCGCCCCAGGACATGTCCAAGAAGTGCGCCGTATTGTGTTTGATTCCTTGACCGCTGAAGAGCTACGCGTGATGGGTACCGCCATGAAAAAGATCGTTAATCAGCTCGACATGTCCAATAGGCTGCCAAGAGTTAATTAG
- a CDS encoding rhomboid family intramembrane serine protease — MSYNSPYNNTNFGATGMNPPTGGPVKPWNKPSANLNQQLKNKSSVRTGLTFAIGYVVIIWAVHLVTVLTGGFLNNFGIHPLDTSSLWGIFTSPFLHGSFSHLIGNTIPGFIFSFLIGMSGKRVFWEVTIIAGLIGGFGTWLFGGIGTNHIGASGLIYGWLGYLIVRGIFNRDIKQFLLGIVLAFIYSGLFWGLLPTQAGVSWQGHLFGALGGIGAGAFITSDDPAALKAKKKQKKLQK, encoded by the coding sequence ATGAGTTATAACAGCCCCTACAACAACACAAACTTTGGTGCCACCGGCATGAATCCACCAACAGGTGGACCAGTAAAGCCATGGAATAAACCCAGCGCAAACCTTAACCAGCAGCTGAAGAATAAATCTTCAGTTCGTACTGGGCTTACCTTCGCCATTGGTTATGTGGTGATTATTTGGGCGGTGCATCTGGTTACGGTGCTCACCGGTGGATTTTTAAATAACTTTGGCATTCATCCACTCGATACCAGTTCACTGTGGGGAATTTTCACCTCCCCATTTCTCCATGGCAGCTTTAGTCACCTCATCGGAAACACCATCCCCGGTTTTATATTCAGCTTTTTAATCGGCATGAGCGGTAAACGGGTGTTTTGGGAAGTCACAATTATTGCCGGCCTCATTGGCGGATTTGGCACGTGGCTTTTCGGCGGAATCGGTACGAACCATATCGGTGCTTCGGGGCTAATCTACGGCTGGCTGGGTTATCTCATTGTGCGAGGTATTTTTAACAGAGATATCAAACAATTCCTGCTTGGCATTGTTCTGGCATTTATTTACTCAGGTTTATTCTGGGGGCTGCTACCTACTCAGGCTGGTGTTTCTTGGCAGGGGCATCTCTTCGGCGCGCTCGGTGGAATTGGTGCGGGAGCTTTTATCACTTCGGACGATCCAGCAGCGCTGAAAGCAAAGAAGAAACAGAAGAAATTGCAAAAGTAA
- a CDS encoding P1 family peptidase, whose translation MLIDVPGFLLGHVSKGDTGCSVVVAPHGAFAGVDVRGGGPGTRETDLLEPHNSVQQVHAVALCGGSAFGLAAADGVMSALEERGIGFPVRPEGPIVPIVPGAVIFDLLVGDAKNRPTAADGKQAVENAFAGTHNDSGSVGAGTGATAGRLRGGFGQSSRAVGQYMIAAAVVANPVGEVVDLETGALFGRPELKGVGVDKLKSAAETLNTTIGVVATDAPVTKAQAKRLALVAHDGLARAVRPAHSPMDGDTFFAMSSGDGSGVTTETLAQLSEHAAECVQDAIIDAILSASPGLGLKSFRELLP comes from the coding sequence ATGCTTATCGACGTCCCCGGCTTCCTTTTAGGCCACGTGAGCAAAGGGGATACGGGCTGTTCAGTGGTAGTGGCACCTCACGGTGCCTTTGCCGGTGTCGATGTTCGCGGGGGTGGTCCAGGAACTCGGGAAACTGATCTTTTAGAACCACATAATTCTGTCCAGCAGGTACACGCTGTGGCCTTATGTGGTGGATCTGCTTTTGGTTTGGCTGCAGCTGACGGCGTGATGAGCGCTCTGGAAGAGCGGGGCATTGGTTTTCCTGTGCGTCCAGAAGGCCCCATCGTTCCGATTGTTCCTGGCGCGGTGATCTTTGACTTATTGGTGGGAGATGCGAAGAACCGACCTACTGCAGCTGATGGAAAACAAGCTGTAGAAAATGCTTTTGCCGGAACCCACAATGATTCCGGAAGCGTTGGTGCTGGCACAGGTGCTACTGCAGGGCGACTTCGTGGTGGATTTGGACAAAGCTCGCGCGCGGTCGGCCAATACATGATTGCAGCTGCTGTGGTGGCTAATCCTGTAGGCGAAGTAGTTGACCTTGAAACTGGGGCATTGTTTGGTAGGCCCGAACTGAAGGGTGTGGGCGTCGATAAGCTAAAAAGTGCGGCAGAAACGCTGAACACGACCATCGGCGTCGTGGCAACTGATGCGCCGGTGACAAAAGCTCAAGCGAAGCGCTTGGCTTTGGTTGCCCACGATGGACTTGCGCGTGCTGTGCGGCCAGCACATTCGCCGATGGATGGCGACACCTTTTTTGCCATGTCTTCCGGCGATGGCAGTGGTGTTACTACCGAGACGCTGGCGCAATTGTCTGAACACGCCGCAGAATGTGTACAGGACGCTATTATTGACGCCATACTTTCCGCGAGTCCGGGACTCGGTCTCAAAAGCTTCAGGGAACTTTTACCATGA
- a CDS encoding DUF2017 domain-containing protein: protein MQQWKKKKGLMRQVRFAVVFEPMEREVLGDLSAAVSEALIQRAQAVPKDPLAEMTGMTSGHKEAPADPSLARLLPDFQHEGDEEYDGDNSFLRSLHEGDITRAKLANLRVVNDALGPDGNVAVTASEEEAHAWLAALNDIRLYVASGDIHGGEAAEEDRDNLVQWLAYNQESLLEAMTN from the coding sequence ATGCAGCAATGGAAGAAGAAAAAGGGCCTGATGCGTCAGGTGCGTTTCGCAGTGGTTTTTGAGCCAATGGAGCGCGAAGTGCTGGGCGATTTATCTGCAGCGGTCAGTGAAGCGCTGATTCAGCGAGCTCAGGCAGTTCCTAAAGATCCGCTGGCAGAGATGACCGGTATGACAAGTGGGCATAAAGAAGCTCCGGCTGATCCGTCCTTGGCACGTTTGCTGCCGGATTTTCAGCATGAAGGCGATGAAGAATACGACGGGGACAATTCCTTCCTCCGTTCGCTGCATGAAGGAGATATCACTCGGGCGAAGCTCGCTAATCTGCGCGTGGTCAATGATGCACTTGGTCCCGATGGAAATGTTGCAGTGACTGCTTCCGAAGAAGAGGCCCACGCTTGGTTGGCTGCACTTAATGATATTCGCCTTTATGTTGCTTCTGGCGATATTCATGGGGGAGAAGCCGCCGAAGAAGATCGCGATAATCTGGTGCAATGGCTGGCATATAACCAAGAGTCATTATTAGAAGCGATGACAAACTAA
- the clpS gene encoding ATP-dependent Clp protease adapter ClpS, with the protein MSSPSAPLATPDVELEVHTLSSENLPWLCIVWDDPVNLMSYVTYVFQTVLGFSKKKATELMMQVHTEGKAVVSSGEKDKVEGDVKKLHTAGLWATMQQAG; encoded by the coding sequence ATGTCATCACCTTCTGCGCCACTTGCCACACCAGATGTTGAGCTTGAAGTGCACACATTGTCGAGCGAAAACCTGCCTTGGCTCTGCATCGTGTGGGATGACCCAGTTAATCTCATGAGCTATGTCACCTATGTTTTCCAGACTGTTTTGGGCTTTAGTAAAAAGAAAGCAACAGAGCTGATGATGCAAGTGCACACGGAAGGTAAAGCGGTTGTGAGCTCTGGCGAAAAGGACAAGGTGGAAGGCGATGTGAAAAAGCTCCACACTGCAGGCCTGTGGGCAACAATGCAGCAGGCAGGTTAA